In Arachis hypogaea cultivar Tifrunner chromosome 17, arahy.Tifrunner.gnm2.J5K5, whole genome shotgun sequence, a single window of DNA contains:
- the LOC112766176 gene encoding uncharacterized protein yields MTKNKKQKNRKLKTLAKPLSLVSILIRHTLSLSLSSMENAANDDANQKEAPHLVALLKEMKEGLDTVNRKIQSLTAKVKEDQYPTADGFSYLEAKNLLLLNYCQSLVYYLLRKAKGFSIEEHPVIRSIVEIRLFLEKIRPIDKKQQYQIQKLMKVGENATRSEIPSEKEGVASDKAEDVSKYRPNPDMLVSKSDLAAQDGDDVYRPPRFAPASMELERTSKQERNALRREKEILKQAKQSHFIRELMDDMDERPEEVREFEGNSKEVDRYIAKMDERAQQEEELFTRVPLTRQERKREKYLKKSRNGMQGLTESFFDEIKSLPFENKGGEDIMGSSKGGSRNGKLKKRKRRH; encoded by the exons atgaccaaaaacaaaaaacagaaaaatagaaaattgaaaACCCTTGCTAAGCCCCTGTCTCTGGTTTCCATACTCATCCGccacaccctctctctctctctctcaagcaTGGAGAACGCTGCAAACGATGATGCAAATCAAAA AGAAGCTCCTCATCTTGTTGCGTTGTTGAAAGAAATGAAGGAAGGACTCGACACCGTGAATCGCAAAATCCAATCCTTAACTGCCAAG GTGAAAGAGGATCAATATCCTACAGCAGATGGGTTCAGTTATCTTGAAGCTAAAAATTTGCTGCTTTTGAACTATTGCCAATCCCTTGTTTACTACTTGTTGCGCAAGGCGAAGGGGTTTTCAATAGAAGAACATCCAGTTATTAGAAGCATTGTAGAGATAAGATTATTTTTAGAAAAG ATTCGGCCAATTGACAAAAAACAACAATACCAAATTCAGAAACTCATGAAAGTTGGTGAAAATGCCACTAGAAGTGAGATTCCAAGTGAGAAGGAGGGGGTTGCATCTGATAAGGCTGAGGATGTGTCAAAGTATCGCCCGAATCCTGACATGCTTGTTAGCAAATCGGATTTAGCAGCTCAG GATGGTGATGATGTATATCGTCCTCCGAGATTCGCCCCTGCTTCCATGGAGCTAGAGAGAACTTCAAAGCAAGAAAGGAATGCCTTGAGAAGggaaaaagagattttgaaacaAGCTAAGCAAAGTCATTTTATCAGGGAATTGATGGATGATATGGATGAAAGACCTGAGGAG GTAAGAGAATTTGAGGGAAATAGTAAAGAAGTTGATAGATATATTGCCAAGATGGATGAGCGTGCTCAGCAAGAGGAAGAGTTGTTCACTCGTGTTCCTCTAACAAGAcaggagaggaagagagagaaatacTTGAAGAAATCAAGAAATGG GATGCAAGGTCTTACAGAAAGTTTCTTTGATGAAATTAAGTCATTACCCTTTGAAAATAAAGGTGGTGAGGATATAATGGGCTCCAGTAAGGGTGGCAGCAGAAATGGGAAGCTAAAGAAGCGAAAG AGGAGACATTGA